Within Sinorhizobium sp. RAC02, the genomic segment CCACGGGTGCGACCCGCGCCGACAGCTGGGTCGATATCGAAGGCGGTATTGGCACGCTGCTGTCCTATGCTTCCAAAGGTCGGCGCGAGTTGCCGAACACCCGCGTTCTGCTCGATGGCGATGTGGAGCTGCTCTCCAAGGATGGCACCTTCTCTGCGCAGCATATCCTGAGCCCGTTGCAGGGTGTTGCCGTCCACATCAACGCCTTCAACTTCCCCTGCTGGGGCATGCTGGAGAAGCTGGCACCGACGCTGCTCGCCGGCGTTCCGGCCATAGTCAAGCCGGCAAGCCAGACAGCCTATCTCACCGAACTCATGGTCCGCCGCATCGTCGAGACCGGTATTTTGCCCGACGGCGCATTGCAGCTCGTCTGCGGCTCGGTCGGCGACCTGCTCGACCATGTCGAAGGCCAGGATGCCGTGACCTTCACCGGTTCGGCCTCGACAGGCCAGCGCCTCAAGACGCACAAGGCCATCGTCGAAAACTCCGTGCGCTTCACCATGGAGGCCGACAGCCTCAATGCCGCCGTGCTTGGCCTCGATGCCGCACCCGGCACGGAGGAATTCGACCTCTTCGTCAAGGAAGTCACCCGCGAGATGACGGTGAAGGCCGGCCAGAAGTGCACCGCGATCCGCCGCGTCATCGCGCCGCGCGCCTTTAGCGAAGCGCTGATCGAGAGCCTGCGCGCCCGTCTCGGCAAGACGGCGATCGGCAATCCGGCGGACGAAGCCGTCCGCATGGGACCGCTCGCCAGCCTCGACCAGCGAGAGGAAGTGCGCGCCCGCATCCGCGATCTCTCTGCCGACGCGGAAATCGTCGCCGGCGATCCGGACATAGCAAATATCCTGTCTGGCGATGCTGCGGCAGGCGCCTTCCTCAATCCGGTGCTGCTCTATTGCGACAAGCCGGGCTCGGCCCGCGCGGTGCACGACGTCGAGGCTTTCGGTCCGGTCAGCACCGTCATGCCCTATGAGACCGCGGAAGAAGCGGTGGACCTCGCCCGCCGCGGCAAGGGTAGCCTCGTCGCCTCCGTCTTCACCAATGATCCAGGCTTTGCCGAAGAGGTCGTGCTCGGGCTTGCGCCGTTCCACGGCCGCGTGATGATCGGCAACCGCGTCAGTGCCAAGTCGTCTACCGGCCACGGTTCGCCGTTGCCGGGCCTCGTGCACGGCGGCCCCGGCCGCGCGGGTGGTGGTGAGGAACTGGGCGGCATGCGCGGCGTCAAGCATTACATGCAGCGCACCGCCATCCAGGGTGCGCCGACGCTGCTTTCCGCCGTTACCGGCCGTTGGTTGCAGGGCGCGGAAGCACGGGCGGGCGGCGAGCATCCGTTCCGTAAGTCGCTGGCGGAACTCAAGATCGGTGACCAGCTGATCACGGCGACGCGCACGGTGACGCTCGACGATATCGAGCACTTCGCCAACTTCACCGGCGACACCTTCTACGCCCACATGGACGAGGAAGCCGCCAAGGCGAACCCGTTCTTCGACGGGCGCGTGGCGCATGGCTATCTCATCGTGTCGTTTGCCGCCGGCCTCTTCGTCGATCCGGCGCCGGGCCCGGTCCTCGCCAATTACGGCGTCGACAATCTGCGCTTCCTGACACCGGTCAATCCGGGTGATACGTTGCAGGTGCAGCTCACCTGCAAGGAGATCAACCCGCGGGCCAATGCCGAACATGGCGAGGTCCGCTGGGATTGCAACGTAACGAACCAGTCTGGAGCGACCGTCGCGCAGTATGATGTTCTGACGATGGTGGCCAAAACGAGAGAGTGACCGCATGACGCCGATGGAGCAGGACCCGCGCCGCCTGGAAATGACCGTTTTGATGACGCCCGACATGGCGAATTTTTCCGGAAAGGTTCATGGCGGCGCGCTGCTCAACCTGCTCGATCGCGTCGCCTTCTCCTGCGCCTCGCGCTACTCGCAGCAATATGCGGTGACGCTCTCGGTCGACCAGGTGATGTTCAAGGAGCCGATCAACGTCGGTGAACTCGTCACCTTCCGCGCCTCGATCAACCATACGGGGCGAACCTCCATGGAGGTCGGCATCCGGGTCGAGGCGGAGAACATCCGCAGCGGCCACCGCCGGCACACCAACTCCTGCTATTTCACCATGGTCGCCGTCGATGAGGCCGGAAGGCCGGTGCGCGTGCCGGAGCTGGAGCCGAAGAGCACGGTTGATGTGCGCCGCTACAAGGCAGCCGAGCTTCGCCGTACGCTCCGGCGTGAATTCGCCGAACGGCTGGAGTCGGTTGCCACGACAGGCAAGGATGTGGAGCGGGACGGGGATTAAGCGTGGGCGGCACTGCTCTTGGGGCGCTACGCTGCCTCCCCGCCACGTCATCCTCGGGCTTGACCCGAGGATCCACTCGGCACCCGTGGCATGGTTCCTCGGGTCAAGCCCGA encodes:
- the paaZ gene encoding phenylacetic acid degradation bifunctional protein PaaZ; its protein translation is MNVMANRPRRLESYVGGQWAAGAREGVPLLDASTGAPVAFIDSTGVDFKASLAYGREKGGPALRRLSFHERAAMLKALGQALMERKEEFYALSTATGATRADSWVDIEGGIGTLLSYASKGRRELPNTRVLLDGDVELLSKDGTFSAQHILSPLQGVAVHINAFNFPCWGMLEKLAPTLLAGVPAIVKPASQTAYLTELMVRRIVETGILPDGALQLVCGSVGDLLDHVEGQDAVTFTGSASTGQRLKTHKAIVENSVRFTMEADSLNAAVLGLDAAPGTEEFDLFVKEVTREMTVKAGQKCTAIRRVIAPRAFSEALIESLRARLGKTAIGNPADEAVRMGPLASLDQREEVRARIRDLSADAEIVAGDPDIANILSGDAAAGAFLNPVLLYCDKPGSARAVHDVEAFGPVSTVMPYETAEEAVDLARRGKGSLVASVFTNDPGFAEEVVLGLAPFHGRVMIGNRVSAKSSTGHGSPLPGLVHGGPGRAGGGEELGGMRGVKHYMQRTAIQGAPTLLSAVTGRWLQGAEARAGGEHPFRKSLAELKIGDQLITATRTVTLDDIEHFANFTGDTFYAHMDEEAAKANPFFDGRVAHGYLIVSFAAGLFVDPAPGPVLANYGVDNLRFLTPVNPGDTLQVQLTCKEINPRANAEHGEVRWDCNVTNQSGATVAQYDVLTMVAKTRE
- a CDS encoding acyl-CoA thioesterase, translating into MTPMEQDPRRLEMTVLMTPDMANFSGKVHGGALLNLLDRVAFSCASRYSQQYAVTLSVDQVMFKEPINVGELVTFRASINHTGRTSMEVGIRVEAENIRSGHRRHTNSCYFTMVAVDEAGRPVRVPELEPKSTVDVRRYKAAELRRTLRREFAERLESVATTGKDVERDGD